The genomic segment AGCCGGGCGGCCCAGGGGGCGTTGCTCGCCGTTCCGCCGCCGATGATGGGGTTGACCACACCGCTGGGGGCGCTGGTGTGGGCCGAGGCCGTGGGGGCGAGTGCGAGCGCGGAGAGCAACACGGCTATGAGCGCGGGAAGCAGTCTGGTGGGTCGCAAGGTTCCTCATTTCCGAAGACACACGCTGGGCGGCGCGCGATGGGGGTCTCGGACACCAACATGGCCGGATACCGGACGCCGGGGAACTAGCGATTGGCCATAACACACGGCTATGCGGTGGCGTCGAGCCACCTTCGGACGACACTTTTCGGCCAGGTGGTCCGCCCGCGATCACGCCTGCCGGGAGTCCTTCCGGGGTCTGCGAGGGACATGGCACGGGCGGACGGACCGGGCGTCGTCACCGGTTCAGCGAGATCCGCGCCCATACGGCCTTTCCGCTCCGCCCCGCGGGCTTCCAGCCCCAGTCCTCGCTGAGCGCCTGGACGATGGGCAGACCGCGGTGCCGCTCGGCGAGCGGGGCGGGCATGGTGAGTCGCGGCCGGCGCCGGCTCGGGTCGTAGACGACGCAGAGCAGCGTACGGGGGCGACGCGTGAGGGCCAGCCAGATCGAGGGGTCGAGGCTGTCGGGCAGCGGGGTGCGCCGCCGGCCGTGGCACACGGCGTTGGCGACGAGTTCGGAGACGATCTGGACCGTGTCCTCGCGCACCGGATCGAGGTGCCAACGGCTGAGTACGTCCGAGGTGAACCGCCTGGTCTCCCCGAGGCAGGCGACGCTGGCGGGGATGCGGTGGGCCGCG from the Streptomyces sp. AM 4-1-1 genome contains:
- a CDS encoding ATP-binding protein; this encodes MSATHRQHRQRQNTPGETPALPRPRDGNPADLTPHLSLGAPPFAAHRIPASVACLGETRRFTSDVLSRWHLDPVREDTVQIVSELVANAVCHGRRRTPLPDSLDPSIWLALTRRPRTLLCVVYDPSRRRPRLTMPAPLAERHRGLPIVQALSEDWGWKPAGRSGKAVWARISLNR